From a region of the Thermomicrobium roseum DSM 5159 genome:
- a CDS encoding DinB family protein, producing MLHPYQELIDLLAETPRRLTALLEQAGSDGEGQRAQLARVVAHLAAVESLMRERILRMVAQDTPYFRAVDLSALAETTTSLREALDKLGHERGDTLTTLMTLSLKDWERPAIHERLGQVTVEDLVEQLVEHDRLHLEQVERLLAGQEVSWPPEPS from the coding sequence ATGCTCCACCCCTATCAGGAACTGATCGATCTCCTCGCCGAGACACCGCGCCGGTTGACCGCCCTGCTCGAGCAGGCCGGTTCCGATGGAGAAGGCCAGCGTGCGCAGCTGGCGCGTGTCGTGGCGCATCTGGCCGCAGTGGAATCCCTGATGCGGGAGCGGATCCTGCGCATGGTCGCGCAGGACACCCCCTACTTCCGGGCTGTCGATCTGAGTGCGCTGGCGGAAACGACGACCTCGCTGCGCGAGGCGCTCGACAAACTAGGACACGAGCGCGGAGACACCTTGACCACGCTCATGACGCTCTCCCTCAAGGACTGGGAGCGACCGGCTATCCACGAGCGGCTCGGCCAGGTCACGGTCGAAGACCTGGTCGAGCAACTGGTCGAACACGACCGGCTCCATCTCGAGCAGGTCGAACGACTCCTCGCCGGTCAGGAGGTGAGTTGGCCACCCGAGCCGAGTTGA
- a CDS encoding NAD(P)/FAD-dependent oxidoreductase yields the protein MRQHEPTTPARIVIAGGGFAGVTAAHQLRHAARAGHVEVALVSRENAFVFYPLMPEVIAGGLRVETILTSIRHVLPHARLYVGELTGVHLERQTVTIQHGLYQHHQRPLELPYDHLVLALGGVPATYGIPGLDDYAFDVQRLSNAFALRNHLIDLLEQADIEPDPAEQRRLLTVVVIGGGPTGVEVAAEIRSLFTHALPYYRAIQPDTARIVLVEALPRLLTGFPDAVAHRAARELRQRGIEVLLGRKVIQVEPAAVVLDDGTRLESRTIVSAIGVEPNPIVRSFGLPLDQRGRIVVDEYLRVTGHPNVWAIGDNAAVIDPATGRPYAPTAQHAVRQAKLLARNLVASLRSEPLQPMRYRTRGMMVTLGDHDAIAWLGRVTLTGFLAWWLWRTYALLQIPRWDRRIRLAMEWTLDLLFPPELVQLKVGQPTPATRRLVEAALRRLREGPWPAETAPTVSTTASSARRS from the coding sequence ATGCGACAGCACGAACCGACCACCCCCGCTCGCATCGTCATCGCTGGAGGCGGCTTCGCCGGAGTGACGGCCGCTCATCAGCTGCGTCACGCCGCTCGCGCCGGCCACGTCGAGGTCGCGCTCGTCTCCCGCGAGAACGCCTTCGTCTTCTACCCACTGATGCCGGAGGTGATCGCTGGGGGCTTGCGCGTGGAAACGATCCTCACCTCGATCCGTCACGTCCTGCCGCACGCCCGCCTGTACGTCGGTGAGTTGACCGGTGTGCATCTCGAGCGGCAGACGGTGACGATCCAGCATGGGCTGTACCAGCACCACCAGCGCCCACTCGAGTTGCCCTACGATCATCTGGTGCTGGCGCTGGGCGGCGTCCCGGCGACCTACGGCATACCTGGTCTGGACGATTACGCCTTCGATGTGCAGCGGCTGAGTAACGCCTTCGCGCTGCGCAACCACTTGATCGACCTCCTCGAGCAGGCCGATATCGAGCCCGATCCGGCCGAGCAACGCCGGCTTCTCACCGTCGTCGTGATCGGAGGCGGACCGACCGGTGTGGAGGTGGCGGCGGAGATCCGCAGTCTCTTCACGCACGCGCTCCCCTATTACCGGGCGATCCAGCCAGATACCGCGCGGATCGTCCTCGTGGAAGCCCTGCCGCGCCTGCTGACCGGCTTCCCGGACGCTGTTGCGCACCGGGCCGCCAGGGAACTCCGGCAGCGTGGGATCGAGGTCCTGCTCGGCCGCAAGGTCATTCAGGTCGAACCAGCCGCTGTGGTCCTCGACGACGGGACGCGCCTCGAGTCGCGCACCATCGTGAGCGCGATCGGTGTGGAACCGAACCCTATCGTCCGCAGCTTCGGCCTCCCCCTCGACCAGCGCGGTCGCATCGTGGTCGACGAGTACCTGCGAGTGACCGGTCATCCGAACGTCTGGGCCATCGGCGACAACGCGGCCGTCATCGATCCGGCGACCGGTCGCCCGTATGCCCCAACGGCCCAGCACGCGGTCCGGCAAGCCAAGCTCTTGGCCCGCAATCTGGTGGCCAGCCTGCGGAGCGAACCGCTCCAGCCGATGCGCTACCGCACGCGCGGCATGATGGTGACGCTGGGCGATCACGATGCCATCGCCTGGCTCGGCCGGGTGACGCTTACCGGGTTCCTCGCCTGGTGGCTCTGGCGCACTTACGCGCTGCTCCAGATCCCGCGCTGGGACCGCCGCATCCGTCTGGCCATGGAGTGGACGCTCGACCTTCTCTTCCCGCCTGAACTGGTCCAGCTCAAGGTGGGACAGCCGACACCAGCGACCCGGCGGCTGGTCGAGGCAGCTCTCCGCCGGCTGCGCGAGGGGCCGTGGCCAGCCGAGACAGCGCCGACGGTCTCGACGACGGCCAGCTCAGCGCGCCGCTCGTGA
- a CDS encoding VOC family protein produces MSEALKPVHAELVPAPPGSGRLPFALPDPGTEPLLPAPRTLRLEALQHIAIRVADLPAAERFYREFFGMEVVWRVRRAGQGWEYLPADFDWGTALRTGIVPEYVLLRNGPLQLLLQFAGRGTVFVEPRLVHLSLRVAPETLLELRAEVLVRGYAVAESGEHSFVFRDPFGLTWHVTDLPASEPPH; encoded by the coding sequence ATGAGCGAGGCACTGAAACCGGTACACGCGGAACTGGTGCCGGCTCCACCGGGAAGCGGGCGCTTGCCGTTCGCGCTGCCGGATCCCGGAACCGAGCCGCTCCTGCCTGCACCCCGCACGCTCCGCCTCGAAGCGCTTCAGCATATCGCCATCCGCGTGGCCGATCTGCCAGCAGCGGAGCGGTTCTACCGCGAGTTCTTCGGCATGGAAGTCGTCTGGCGCGTGCGGCGAGCGGGTCAGGGCTGGGAGTATCTGCCAGCCGACTTCGACTGGGGCACTGCTCTGCGGACCGGCATCGTGCCGGAGTATGTCCTGCTCCGCAACGGGCCACTCCAGCTCTTGCTCCAGTTCGCTGGTCGCGGCACGGTCTTCGTCGAGCCCCGGCTCGTGCATCTGAGCCTGCGCGTCGCCCCCGAAACGCTCCTGGAACTCCGCGCCGAAGTGCTGGTCCGAGGGTACGCCGTCGCCGAGAGCGGGGAACACTCGTTCGTCTTCCGCGACCCGTTCGGTCTCACCTGGCACGTGACCGATCTGCCGGCCAGCGAGCCGCCGCACTGA
- the cysS gene encoding cysteine--tRNA ligase, producing the protein MLEGASEAVRLFNSLTGTIEPFAPLDGRTVRLYVCGVTPYDTTHMGHAMTYLVFDILNRICQYHGWRVKYVQNITDIDDDILRKARQVGEPWDRLGDRYIRQFQEDLNALNVLFPSVFPRATEEIPLMIEIIQKLLERGAAYMRDGNVYFRVASDPDYGHLCRCSRDEMIRLSAERGADPQDPRKEDPLDFLLWQAAQPGEPTWDSPWGPGRPGWHIECSAMAMKYLGPQIDVHGGGYDLIYPHHESEIAQSESYTGTSPFARFWVHVAMVEYEGAKMSKSLGNLVLVRDTLRRHTGDAIRLYLLSHHYRTPFAYEDDGPARFEPLVQRLREAVTAPGGSGSPLDLAPLRDQLAAALADDLDTPRAIQLLADAAERLLRAAREGQAIEQAREQLREMGSLLGLTVTR; encoded by the coding sequence ATGCTGGAGGGAGCGAGCGAGGCCGTGCGATTGTTCAACTCGCTGACCGGGACGATCGAGCCCTTCGCCCCACTCGACGGACGAACCGTCCGCCTCTACGTTTGCGGCGTGACTCCCTACGATACGACTCACATGGGCCACGCCATGACGTATCTGGTCTTCGACATCCTGAACCGCATCTGCCAGTACCATGGCTGGCGCGTCAAGTACGTTCAGAACATCACCGATATCGACGACGACATCCTGCGCAAGGCACGCCAGGTCGGTGAGCCCTGGGATCGGCTGGGCGACCGTTACATCCGCCAGTTCCAGGAGGATCTGAACGCCCTCAATGTGCTCTTCCCCTCCGTCTTCCCCCGGGCGACCGAGGAGATCCCGCTCATGATCGAGATCATTCAAAAACTCCTCGAGCGCGGGGCAGCCTACATGCGTGACGGTAACGTCTACTTCCGCGTCGCCAGTGACCCTGACTATGGGCACCTCTGTCGCTGTAGCCGCGACGAGATGATCCGCCTTTCGGCCGAGCGGGGCGCCGACCCGCAGGATCCCCGCAAGGAAGACCCGCTCGATTTCCTTCTCTGGCAAGCAGCCCAACCAGGTGAACCGACCTGGGACAGTCCGTGGGGGCCTGGTCGGCCCGGCTGGCACATCGAATGCAGTGCCATGGCCATGAAGTACCTGGGGCCGCAGATCGACGTGCACGGCGGCGGCTACGATCTCATCTATCCCCATCACGAGAGCGAGATCGCCCAGTCGGAAAGCTACACCGGTACGAGCCCCTTTGCCCGTTTCTGGGTCCATGTGGCCATGGTCGAGTACGAGGGTGCCAAGATGTCCAAGTCACTCGGCAACCTGGTCCTGGTCCGCGATACATTGCGGCGGCACACTGGGGACGCAATCCGCCTGTATCTCCTCAGCCACCACTACCGGACACCCTTCGCCTACGAGGACGACGGCCCCGCTCGCTTCGAGCCGCTCGTCCAACGGCTGCGCGAGGCGGTCACCGCCCCCGGCGGAAGCGGCAGTCCGCTCGATCTCGCCCCGCTGCGCGACCAGTTGGCTGCTGCCCTCGCCGACGACCTGGATACGCCACGTGCGATTCAGCTGCTGGCCGATGCCGCGGAGCGACTGCTCCGCGCGGCCCGCGAGGGCCAGGCGATCGAGCAGGCCCGGGAGCAACTGCGCGAGATGGGCAGTCTCCTGGGGCTCACCGTGACCCGCTGA
- a CDS encoding glycosyltransferase family 39 protein has protein sequence MPGSDQHGAARGWREHRVRALGRCSLLGVLTLAPVVLALALYLPSLRFSFLLDDSYDLLLARETSYQDLLLRPLPGFSYYRPLTFVVYKLVHELVGGREPWHYHALAVLLHATNVLLLGRLVRRLAGRSASTLAAALFASFPFAYQAVQIVCSLPHLLVTSCLLGALLAWLRAGDDTERRWIWCGLALLLALAAPGLHETGALAGLLLAGTLVPRGARRAWRALAPWLASALAGNGAYVALWFWGFAKPGPRAVTWWDRLQNVVFWLQAAAYPVTRQLTVLVDAEWLTRHAWSAVSVSALLALGAGLFVHGLGGQARSAAAILVLGFLLFAPVVCFLPFAGYVQDGPRLLYPVAPALATFWGMLPRAGWRWPRGRLVAVALSGLLVALALLQGVTFVARRTKLAEQASAAQEAVVAAARAAPCWPLVVVNGPAWLALHRYEYPLGHFGMNAQPSYHGYDALLQVRLGWRTPVRSLAVEPATHQRDWTFGPHGQPGTLAEVAALRLAGWRILHLVASERGFSATASAPL, from the coding sequence ATGCCCGGCAGTGACCAGCACGGAGCAGCCCGAGGATGGCGCGAGCACCGCGTGCGCGCGCTCGGCCGATGCTCCCTGCTGGGTGTTCTCACCCTCGCCCCGGTCGTCTTGGCGCTCGCGCTCTATTTGCCCTCGCTCCGCTTCAGCTTTCTCCTGGACGACAGCTACGATCTTCTGCTGGCGCGGGAGACGAGTTACCAGGATCTCCTGCTCCGCCCGCTCCCCGGCTTCAGTTACTACCGCCCGCTGACCTTCGTCGTCTACAAGCTGGTACACGAACTCGTCGGCGGGCGAGAGCCCTGGCACTATCACGCCCTGGCGGTGCTCCTCCACGCCACGAACGTGCTCCTGCTCGGCCGGCTCGTCCGGCGACTGGCTGGGCGCAGCGCGTCCACGCTCGCGGCGGCACTGTTCGCCAGCTTTCCCTTCGCCTATCAGGCCGTGCAGATCGTCTGCTCGTTGCCGCACCTCCTGGTTACCAGCTGCCTCCTCGGGGCGCTCTTGGCCTGGCTCCGCGCAGGCGACGACACCGAGCGGCGGTGGATCTGGTGCGGGCTCGCTCTGCTCCTCGCGCTCGCCGCACCCGGCTTGCACGAGACCGGCGCACTGGCTGGCCTGCTGCTCGCCGGCACGCTGGTGCCCAGGGGGGCTCGGCGCGCCTGGCGCGCTCTCGCTCCATGGCTGGCGAGCGCGCTGGCGGGCAACGGTGCCTACGTCGCGCTCTGGTTCTGGGGTTTCGCCAAGCCTGGCCCGCGCGCCGTGACCTGGTGGGATCGCCTCCAGAACGTCGTCTTCTGGCTGCAAGCGGCTGCCTACCCGGTGACGCGCCAGCTCACGGTCCTCGTCGATGCGGAGTGGTTGACCCGCCACGCCTGGAGCGCCGTCTCCGTCTCCGCGCTCCTCGCGCTCGGCGCTGGGCTCTTCGTCCACGGGCTGGGGGGCCAGGCACGCTCGGCTGCAGCGATCCTAGTCCTCGGCTTCCTCCTCTTCGCGCCAGTAGTCTGCTTTCTCCCCTTTGCGGGGTACGTCCAGGACGGACCGCGCCTGCTCTATCCGGTCGCACCGGCTCTCGCGACCTTCTGGGGCATGCTGCCGCGGGCCGGCTGGCGCTGGCCACGCGGCCGACTGGTCGCGGTGGCGCTCAGCGGCCTGCTGGTCGCGCTGGCCCTCCTGCAAGGGGTGACCTTCGTCGCCCGGCGGACCAAGCTGGCCGAGCAGGCGAGCGCAGCGCAGGAAGCTGTCGTTGCCGCTGCACGGGCTGCTCCGTGCTGGCCGCTGGTCGTCGTGAACGGCCCGGCCTGGCTGGCCTTGCACCGGTACGAGTATCCCCTGGGTCACTTCGGCATGAACGCCCAGCCGAGCTATCACGGCTACGATGCGCTCCTCCAGGTTCGCCTGGGCTGGCGAACTCCCGTGCGCTCGCTGGCCGTCGAGCCGGCGACGCACCAGCGCGACTGGACCTTTGGCCCGCACGGCCAGCCGGGAACACTGGCCGAGGTCGCCGCTCTGCGCCTCGCTGGCTGGCGCATCCTGCACCTGGTAGCCAGCGAGCGCGGATTCAGCGCGACCGCTTCGGCACCACTGTAG
- a CDS encoding LLM class flavin-dependent oxidoreductase, producing MGARGFGLAAAVSPDVIRGAASACEALGYRTFWVNDTPDGDGLAALAAAAAVTSRIALGVGVLPLTRWTPERIVERVRALDLPLDRLRLGIGSGTGPGALERVRSGALALRAALACEVVVAALGPRMCRLAGEVADAVLFNWLTPDHVQRSTQWVAEGARRADRPLPRRYAYVRVALGSAAVPRLQEEAARYERFPGYREHFARMGVPALATAVAVERAEELAAALAPWETVLDETVVRAITAGDRLDEVLALVEAAAPGRQLGSGGQLTS from the coding sequence GTGGGAGCACGCGGGTTCGGATTGGCAGCAGCGGTCTCGCCTGACGTCATCCGTGGTGCAGCCAGCGCCTGCGAGGCGCTCGGCTATCGCACCTTCTGGGTGAACGATACGCCGGACGGCGACGGCTTAGCGGCGCTGGCCGCTGCGGCTGCCGTGACCAGCCGGATCGCGCTCGGCGTGGGGGTCCTGCCGCTGACGCGGTGGACACCGGAGCGGATCGTCGAGCGGGTGCGCGCGCTGGACCTGCCGCTCGACCGGCTCCGGCTGGGGATCGGTTCGGGGACAGGACCTGGCGCGCTGGAGCGGGTGCGGAGCGGCGCGCTCGCGCTGCGGGCAGCGCTCGCCTGCGAAGTGGTGGTCGCGGCGCTCGGTCCCCGCATGTGCCGCCTGGCCGGTGAGGTGGCCGATGCCGTGCTGTTCAACTGGCTCACGCCGGACCATGTACAGCGCTCGACGCAGTGGGTCGCCGAGGGAGCGCGACGAGCTGACAGACCGTTACCCCGACGCTACGCCTACGTCCGGGTCGCCCTGGGCAGTGCTGCTGTACCCCGCCTGCAGGAGGAAGCGGCGCGCTACGAACGCTTTCCTGGGTACCGCGAGCACTTCGCGCGGATGGGCGTACCGGCGCTCGCGACCGCCGTCGCCGTCGAGCGAGCCGAGGAGTTGGCGGCTGCGCTCGCACCCTGGGAGACGGTTCTGGACGAGACGGTCGTCCGCGCGATCACGGCCGGTGACCGGCTGGATGAGGTGCTAGCGCTCGTCGAGGCAGCGGCGCCCGGCCGTCAACTCGGCTCGGGTGGCCAACTCACCTCCTGA
- a CDS encoding redoxin domain-containing protein — protein MSQLWDRIEEIRALGAEVYGVSCDSHFAQAAWARELGIGFPFLSDWNREAIRAYDLRLDELAGYRDVPARAIVIVDRDGTIVHRDRAPLRQLPDVEAALVVLRSRAAR, from the coding sequence CTGTCCCAGTTGTGGGACAGGATCGAGGAGATCCGCGCGCTCGGGGCCGAGGTCTATGGCGTCAGCTGTGACAGCCATTTCGCGCAGGCAGCCTGGGCGCGCGAGCTGGGAATCGGCTTCCCGTTCCTCAGCGACTGGAACCGCGAGGCGATCCGCGCCTACGACCTGAGGCTCGACGAACTCGCGGGCTACCGCGACGTGCCAGCCCGGGCGATCGTCATCGTCGATCGCGACGGAACGATCGTGCACCGCGATCGGGCACCGCTTCGCCAGCTGCCCGATGTCGAGGCCGCGCTGGTCGTGCTCCGCTCACGAGCGGCGCGCTGA
- a CDS encoding redoxin domain-containing protein — protein MAGQVGERAPEFRLPSTLGHPLALSEILAERVAVLAFFHFAFTSG, from the coding sequence ATGGCTGGTCAGGTCGGTGAACGGGCTCCCGAGTTCCGTTTGCCGAGCACGCTCGGGCATCCCTTAGCGTTGTCCGAGATCCTCGCTGAGCGGGTCGCCGTTCTCGCCTTTTTCCACTTCGCCTTCACGAGTGGCTGA